A stretch of the Perca flavescens isolate YP-PL-M2 chromosome 3, PFLA_1.0, whole genome shotgun sequence genome encodes the following:
- the LOC114552857 gene encoding succinate receptor 1-like has product MAALYTQATSNYSMVPPCTNITEVLKRYYLSPSYGIEFCIGFPGNFVVVLGYIFCLQQWQSCNIYLFSLAVSDLIFLCTLPRLAYLYASDQSETSPYACITNRYVLHVNLYSSILFMVLLSMDRFLLIRYPTRNHYLLRPRSALILTGLSWLAVNVEVAPMISLMIHDLQIGNWSRVKDFASLEGDINALGYSLGLTLTGYLLPLLGLCGFSYQIAHLLRVQERAVQNRTTSYKRPLRVVVMAAVMFLVLYTPYHVLRNVRIASNEAWAGIQLCTKMYIECLYILTRPWAFLHSVINPVFYFFMGDKFRELLFAKLRKLGRMKEQQRGPD; this is encoded by the exons ATGGCCGCACTCTATACCCAGGCTACCAGCAACTACAGCATG GTGCCACCTTGTACAAACATCACTGAAGTGCTCAAGAGGTACTACCTGTCACCGTCTTATGGCATCGAGTTCTGCATTGGTTTTCCTGGCAACTTTGTGGTTGTACTTGGTTACATATTTTGTTTGCAGCAGTGGCAGAGCTGCAACATTTACCTCTTCAGCCTGGCTGTCTCCGACCTAATTTTCCTCTGCACTCTGCCACGCCTCGCGTACCTCTATGCAAGCGACCAATCGGAAACCAGTCCCTATGCTTGCATTACCAACCGCTATGTTTTGCATGTTAATCTTTACTCTTCCATCCTGTTTATGGTTTTGCTAAGCATGGACCGTTTCCTGCTCATAAGATATCCAACACGGAACCACTACCTGCTGAGGCCACGATCAGCCTTGATCTTAACAGGGCTGAGCTGGCTAGCTGTCAACGTGGAAGTTGCTCCAATGATATCACTGATGATCCACGACCTCCAGATCGGAAACTGGAGTCGCGTCAAGGATTTTGCCAGCTTGGAAGGAGACATCAATGCATTGGGCTACAGCCTGGGACTAACCCTGACTGGTTACCTTCTCCCTCTGCTTGGACTTTGTGGTTTCTCCTACCAAATTGCACATCTGCTCCGTGTCCAGGAAAGGGCTGTCCAGAACAGGACAACATCATACAAGCGGCCTTTGAGGGTTGTTGTAATGGCTGCAGTCATGTTTCTGGTTCTCTACACTCCATACCATGTGCTGAGAAATGTCAGAATAGCATCTAATGAGGCCTGGGCAGGGATTCAGCTGTGTACAAAGATGTACATAGAGTGCCTGTACATCCTGACCCGACCGTGGGCCTTCTTGCACAGTGTCATCAACCCTGTCTTCTACTTCTTCATGGGGGACAAGTTCAGAGAGCTCCTATTCGCCAAGCTCAGAAAGCTGGGCAGAATGAAAGAGCAGCAAAGAGGGCCAGACTGA
- the LOC114552856 gene encoding succinate receptor 1-like, with amino-acid sequence MAALHTQATSNYSMVPPCTKIPDMLLRYFLSPSYGIEFCIGFPGNFVVVLGYIFCLQQWQSCNIYLFSLAVSDLIFLCTLPRLMYLYANDQSETSPYACITNRYVLHVNLYSSILFMVLLSMDRFLLIRYPTRNHYLLRPRSALILTGLSWLAVNVEVAPMISLMIDDLQGGNWSRCRDFASLEGNINTLGYSLGLTLIGYLLPVLGLCGFSYQIAHLLRVQERAVQNRTTSYKRPLRVVVMAAVMFLVLYTPYHVLRNVRIASNEAWAGLCTNMYIECLYILTRPLAFLHSVINPVFYFFMGDKFRELLFAKLRKLGRMKEQQRGPD; translated from the exons ATGGCCGCACTCCATACTCAGGCTACTAGCAACTACAGCATG GTGCCACCTTGTACAAAGATCCCTGACATGCTCCTGCGGTACTTCCTGTCACCGTCTTATGGCATCGAGTTCTGCATTGGTTTTCCTGGCAACTTTGTGGTTGTACTTGGTTACATATTTTGTTTGCAGCAGTGGCAGAGCTGCAACATTTACCTCTTCAGCCTGGCTGTCTCCGACCTAATTTTCCTCTGCACTCTGCCACGTCTCATGTACCTCTATGCAAACGACCAATCGGAAACCAGTCCCTATGCTTGCATTACCAACCGCTATGTTTTGCACGTAAATCTTTACTCTTCCATCCTGTTTATGGTTTTGCTAAGCATGGACCGCTTCCTGCTCATAAGATATCCAACACGGAACCACTACCTGCTGAGGCCACGATCAGCCTTGATCTTAACAGGGCTGAGCTGGCTAGCTGTCAATGTGGAAGTTGCTCCAATGATATCACTGATGATTGATGACCTCCAGGGTGGAAACTGGAGTCGCTGCAGGGATTTTGCCAGCTTGGAAGGAAACATCAATACCTTGGGCTACAGCCTGGGACTAACCCTGATTGGTTACCTTCTCCCTGTGCTTGGACTTTGTGGTTTCTCCTACCAAATTGCACATCTGCTCCGTGTCCAGGAAAGGGCTGTCCAGAACAGGACAACATCATACAAGCGGCCTTTGAGGGTTGTTGTAATGGCTGCAGTCATGTTTCTGGTTCTCTACACTCCATACCATGTGCTGAGAAATGTCAGAATAGCATCTAATGAGGCCTGGGCAGGGCTGTGTACAAATATGTACATAGAGTGCCTGTACATCCTGACCAGACCGTTGGCTTTCTTGCACAGTGTCATCAACCCTGTCTTCTACTTCTTCATGGGTGACAAGTTCAGAGAGCTCCTATTCGCCAAGCTCAGAAAGCTGGGCAGAATGAAAGAGCAGCAAAGAGGGCCAGACTGA
- the LOC114552854 gene encoding succinate receptor 1-like: MSYKRHQNHQSTVFTVSSVQILSWLHLLMAALYTQATSNYSMVSPCTNITEVLERYYLSPSYGIEFCIGFPGNFVVVLGYIFCLQQWQSCNIYLFSLAVSDLIFLCTLPRLAYLYANKQSETSPYACIINRYVLHVNLYSSILFMVWLSMDRFLLIRYPTRNHYLLRPQSALIVTGLSWLAVNVEVAPMISLMIHDLQIGNWSRCRDFASLEGNINTLGYSLGLTLIGYLLPVLGLCGFSYQIAHLLRVQERAVQNRTTSYKRPLRVVVMAAVMFLVLYTPYHVLRNVRIASNEAWAGLCTKMYIQGLYILTRPWAFLHSVINPVFYFFMGDKFRELLFAKLRKLGRMKERQRGPD; this comes from the exons ATGTCATATAAGAGGCACCAGAACCACCAGAGCACAGTGTTTACTGTTTCCAGTGTACAGATACTGTCGTGGCTGCACCTGCTCATGGCCGCACTCTATACCCAGGCTACCAGCAACTACAGCATG GTGTCACCTTGTACAAACATCACTGAAGTGCTCGAGAGGTACTACCTGTCACCGTCTTATGGCATCGAGTTCTGCATTGGTTTTCCTGGCAATTTTGTGGTTGTACTTGGTTACATATTTTGTTTGCAGCAGTGGCAGAGCTGCAACATTTACCTCTTCAGCCTGGCTGTCTCCGACCTAATTTTCCTCTGCACTCTGCCACGTCTTGCGTACCTCTATGCGAACAAACAATCAGAGACCAGTCCCTATGCTTGCATTATAAACCGCTATGTTTTGCACGTAAATCTTTACTCTTCCATCCTGTTTATGGTTTGGCTAAGCATGGACCGCTTCCTGCTCATAAGATATCCAACACGGAACCACTACCTGCTGAGGCCACAATCAGCCTTGATCGTAACAGGGCTGAGCTGGCTAGCTGTCAACGTGGAAGTTGCTCCAATGATATCACTGATGATCCACGACCTCCAGATCGGAAACTGGAGTCGCTGCAGGGATTTTGCCAGCTTGGAAGGAAACATCAATACATTGGGCTACAGCCTGGGACTAACCCTGATTGGTTACCTTCTCCCTGTGCTTGGACTTTGTGGTTTCTCCTACCAAATTGCACATCTGCTCCGTGTCCAGGAAAGGGCTGTCCAGAACAGGACAACATCATACAAGCGGCCTTTGAGGGTTGTTGTAATGGCTGCAGTCATGTTTCTGGTTCTCTACACTCCATACCATGTGCTGAGAAATGTCCGAATAGCATCTAATGAGGCCTGGGCAGGGCTGTGTACAAAGATGTACATTCAGGGCCTGTACATCCTGACCCGACCGTGGGCCTTCTTGCACAGTGTCATCAACCCTGTCTTCTACTTCTTCATGGGTGACAAGTTCAGAGAGCTCCTATTTGCCAAGCTCAGAAAGCTGGGCAGAATGAAAGAGCGGCAAAGAGGACCAGACTGA